A window of Bacteroidales bacterium genomic DNA:
TTTATAAATATTGGTGTGGGAAGAGTAATAACTATGGATGATTTAAAATAAAACTACTTCATATAACATAGCATATACGCTTCGGCTTTGCCTTGCCCTTCGGGATATTACTCCTTTCGGTCACAACGTCTTATATGCTAGAGACGTCAGACTGTCTAAAAACCCCAATATATTTCAATTATGTTAATAAGAATACAAGTTATCAACAGGTGTAATTCATTGATATTATGTATGTTTGCTATATGAAATACTTAACTCAGCACAAGGCTGCAAACGAAAATATTTGGAATAAGTAATTATTTATGTTAAACGATAAAAGTTGACAGTAGACAATTGGCAGTAGGCAAAGTAATAAATTTTTGCCAACTGCATACTGTCAACTTACTGATAGTAAAATACATAAACCCTGTTTTAATAAAAAAGTTTGCTAAAATAACAACTTAGCGATAGCGATCTCATGAACACAATATAAAAATTAATAATTAGTGAATAAAGTTTTTCGGGGTAATAGCATAAAAGGACAAAATAGAAATCAAATTTTTCTTTTTCCAATTTCTTTGGTTTTAAAATAAGCTATTTTAAACCATTCAATTTTTTGAAATCTTTTAAGCAATTATTTTTCAATAATGCCTTAAAAAGGTTTATTTTTAACAATTATTAATTAAATCAGGTGCTTTTTAGACGAACTGTCGTTACCAGCAATTTAAAGATGCAGTAATAAAAAGCAAATTGACTGAACAATGAAAAGCAATATTAATAATGAAAATATTTGAGACTTATAGCATCGAGCTATTAAATACTTGGATTTTTGTGATTCCAGTATGGTTATTAGGGATTTTTATAGGAATCATAAATAAAAAGGGACTCAATAGAGCTACTGATATGTCTTGGTATACCCTAAAAGATAAAATATCATCATTTATTAGTATGTTTTCTATGATTTTTTTTATGATGATATCACTTTTTATTTCTCCAATGTTTGAATCTATATTATTTTACATTGGACTTTTATTGATTATCATAGGATTATTAGGACATATTATATCAAAAATTAACTATCTGAATGCGCCAGAAGACAAGGCAATTGTAACCGGATTGTATAGATATTCAAGAAATCCAATGTATTTTTTCTTTTTGTTAGTATTAATAGGTTCATCTATAATAGCACAATCTTTAATCTTGATGATAGTCTGCTTCATTTCTTTAATTTCAACACATTTGATAATATTAGGAGAAGAAAGATACTGTAAAGAAAGATATGGAGACTCTTATATTGAGTATATGAAGAAAGTGCCGAGATACTTTTTGTTTGTTTGATTTTACTTGTTAGATTTTAAAAAATAAAGACTATTACCTAATTTGAGCGGTTATAAACAAAGAGAAGTGCTAAAATTTTGAGAATAAAAGCATTACACAAAAAGTGATAATACCCAATTGGTACTTGAACTTTTTTTGGAATGTCTTTTAACTCAATAGATTAGTGCTTATCGAAGATTATAATCGCTCAATTTAGGTATTAATAACAGATGAATTATAATAATAAAAAGCTGGCAACAATGTATAAAAATAGGCGGTATGGTAGTGAATTCAGGGGTTGCAGCCCGCTTCAACTTCATTGTAAATTGAAAGTGAATAGCTCCGCAGTCGGCTACTATTCTTATACTAACCGTCAATGTGTGCAATGAATAAAAATAACAATATCAGTACTTAACAGGAGGATTTAAGACAAAATAGAAATCTTATTTGTTTCTGTTTATAAATAAATTGAATTTTATAAATAAACCTGTCCCTATGAAATGGTTTTTAAATAAATGGCATAATTTATCAAATCTCGGTGTAAAACCGGATATGACCTTATCGTTTCAAAAGAAAGTAGTCCTGTCAAATCAACTTTCGGTTATTTTCTTCTTTATCCTTTTTGTGTTGCACATTTTCATGTTTTTTTTCTACATATCATTACCTGTTACATCTTTTCTGTCAATTTTTATAATCCTGACAGTTCCGGTTCTCAATAAATTTGGTTATCATAAATTAAATGCGGTTTTATTATCTACCCTTACCCCATTTTTTATTTTTTTGTTCAGCGCAATTTCAAAAATAGATGAAAACAACAATGTTCCGATAATTGCTTATATTTTTCCAAGATTATTATTGATTTCAACCTTAACCTTGCCATTCATTTTTATTGACAAAAAACATAAATGGCTGATGTTTGCAACAGTTCTTTTTACATTAGCCTGTATTTTTTTGATGGATCCGTTTGATAATTTAATTGATGCAGGTTTATTTCAGGTTAATTTGGATATTAGCTCATATTATTTAATTAACATGTTTGTTCTTTTTCCTATTGCAATTATTATGTTTGGCTTGATTTTCTTAACCAACATAAATGCAAAATATGAAGATAGAATAATTCGATACGTTGACGAATTGCAAACTAAGAATGAATTGTTGGATGAGCAAAAACAAACAATACAAAAAACTTTTAACACCATTGAAATAAAAAACAAAAATATAACCGCCAGCATCAATTATGCAAGTCGCATACAAACGGCTATGCTGCCCGACAAAGATTTTTTAAATTTATTTCCTTACCGGTATTTTATCCTTTTCAAGCCGCGCGATATAGTAAGCGGTGATTTTTACTGGATGAAAAAAATCGATAAAAAAATTATAATTGTAGCAGCAGATTGTACAGGACATGGTGTGCCGGGTGCTTTTGTAAGTATGCTGGGCATTGCATTTCTTAACGAAATTGTAAATAAAAAAGAGGTAAAAACAGCAGCACAAATACTTGAAGAACTCAGAACACAGGTAAAAATTTCATTAAACCAAACTGACCCCGATAGTGGAACCAAAGACGGAATGGATATAGCACTTTGTATAATCGACACACAAACAAATCTGTTGCAATTTGCCGGTGCTTACAATCCGCTATACATTATCAGAAATAACGAACTTATAGAAATTAAAGCTACACGCAATCCGATAGGAATTTATATAAAAGAAAAGCCGTTTGCTGATAACGAAATACAATTACAAAACTATGACAAAATCTATTTGTTTTCTGATGGTTATGTTGACCAATTCGGAGGAGAAAAAAATACGAAATTTCTTACAAAAAGATTTAAGCAACTTTTATTAGATATTTCAAGCAGCCCGTTAGAAGAACAAAAGCAAATATTAAATACAAACATTGAAAAATGGAAAAAAGATATAGTGCAAAATGACGATATGCTAATTATAG
This region includes:
- a CDS encoding isoprenylcysteine carboxylmethyltransferase family protein — encoded protein: MIPVWLLGIFIGIINKKGLNRATDMSWYTLKDKISSFISMFSMIFFMMISLFISPMFESILFYIGLLLIIIGLLGHIISKINYLNAPEDKAIVTGLYRYSRNPMYFFFLLVLIGSSIIAQSLILMIVCFISLISTHLIILGEERYCKERYGDSYIEYMKKVPRYFLFV
- a CDS encoding SpoIIE family protein phosphatase, giving the protein MKWFLNKWHNLSNLGVKPDMTLSFQKKVVLSNQLSVIFFFILFVLHIFMFFFYISLPVTSFLSIFIILTVPVLNKFGYHKLNAVLLSTLTPFFIFLFSAISKIDENNNVPIIAYIFPRLLLISTLTLPFIFIDKKHKWLMFATVLFTLACIFLMDPFDNLIDAGLFQVNLDISSYYLINMFVLFPIAIIMFGLIFLTNINAKYEDRIIRYVDELQTKNELLDEQKQTIQKTFNTIEIKNKNITASINYASRIQTAMLPDKDFLNLFPYRYFILFKPRDIVSGDFYWMKKIDKKIIIVAADCTGHGVPGAFVSMLGIAFLNEIVNKKEVKTAAQILEELRTQVKISLNQTDPDSGTKDGMDIALCIIDTQTNLLQFAGAYNPLYIIRNNELIEIKATRNPIGIYIKEKPFADNEIQLQNYDKIYLFSDGYVDQFGGEKNTKFLTKRFKQLLLDISSSPLEEQKQILNTNIEKWKKDIVQNDDMLIIGFEIQSN